The following coding sequences lie in one Arachis ipaensis cultivar K30076 chromosome B03, Araip1.1, whole genome shotgun sequence genomic window:
- the LOC107634119 gene encoding alpha carbonic anhydrase 7-like produces MEKFSSKFFICILFAALLLLYSPARSQELFEDEDEYNYDENSDRGPSHWGNIKPEWRTCKTGRMQSPIDLNKKRLQLAKLGPLNLNYNPSNATLKKNIYEIELLFLDPTSSLTINGTRYILDNLHWHIPSEHTINGRRLDLEVHLVHVNQTPTANLTAVIGILFKIGSRTDPLLLEEDLKALSGLSVGANRSVGVFDPSVINIERDLYYRYMGSLTTPPCTENVTWTVLKRVRIVREDQIKLLRKAVADASDGNARPIQPTNNRKVQLNKEYN; encoded by the exons ATGGAAAAGTTTTCATCTAAGTTTTTCATTTGCATTTTATTTGCAGCACTTCTTTTGCTATATTCCCCAGCTAGATCGCAAGAATTATTTG AGGATGAAGACGAGTATAATTATGATGAAAATAGTGACAGAGGACCATCTCATTGGGGAAACATAAAACCAGAATGGAGAACATGCAAAACTGGAAGAATGCAATCACCAATTGATTTGAATAAGAAGAGGCTTCAACTGGCTAAACTAGGACCCCTTAACTTGAACTACAACCCCTCCAATGCCACCcttaagaaaaatatttatgAAATTGAG TTGCTGTTTCTTGATCCAACAAGCTCTCTAACAATCAATGGAACTCGTTATATACTTGACAATTTACATTGGCACATTCCATCTGAGCACACCATTAATGGACGAag ACTGGATTTAGAGGTACACCTGGTGCATGTGAATCAAACTCCAACAGCTAATCTTACAGCAGTGATTGGAATACTTTTCAAGATTGGATCAAGAACAGACCCACTATTG CTAGAGGAAGATTTGAAGGCACTTTCTGGGTTAAGTGTTGGAGCGAATAGATCAGTGGGTGTATTTGATCCAAGTGTGATTAACATAGAAAGAGACTTATACTACAGATACATGGGTTCGTTGACTACTCCTCCTTGTACCGAAAATGTTACTTGGACCGTCCTTAAACGG GTTAGAATCGTTAGAGAGGATCAAATCAAACTGCTTCGGAAAGCTGTTGCTGAT GCTTCGGATGGCAATGCGAGACCAATACAACCAACAAACAATCGCAAAGTGCAGCTCAATAAAgagtataattaa
- the LOC107632369 gene encoding protein LYK5: TIEPAGLHKNGSSFVSFSLSPFLSFIQKEITETQPNHRRKEWHTAAVGRTQSSPSVRLSSFPRAPSLQPLFAVTDRSCFLELGVRRLCLLSRASAAVCLPFTFASSFSRHLRSRSSPFTFSRRSPFAIARSSPFEFAFAFVWKPRCSASNSATNPRAPPSRRTALFCSRRDDFYAANGLRDWATIFPKTSVLIPIRDVPIKIFDVQDSPSSPPGFLPTTPVVEAGETTQGSDLYIAGPLVGFGLLIALLASGLYVKNLKKWKNDAVVPSSDSNSTNLICSTTGSSPMYMETSRRCSTASWLTPDLLAEIKYCLVNYTIEEIEKATKNFSEENKIGDLAYKGLLNNLEEVMVKRMRFEDTGQVIDLHSKINHFNIVELLGVCYGSESKVSSSPSWSYLVFELPKNGCLRECLSDPCNNLNWYKRIQIAFDIATCLYYLHCCAFPSYAHMNVNSRNIFITSKWRGKLADVGRALAIKSTPQKRNNDSIELVKGWVAPEYLLNRTVSEKVDIFAFGVVLLELISGRDNFDEKTAKDSLGFLLGEASEGGCFEGLRSFMDPNLKDYDLPEALCLSFLAKDCVADDPMYRPTMDDIMKVLSKMV, from the exons ACCATTGAACCGGCCGGTTTACACAAAAACGGGAGCTCCttcgtttctttctccctttctccctttctttctttcattcagaAGGAAATCACAGAAACTCAGCCAAACCACCGCCGCAAGGAGTGGCATACTGCCGCCGTCGGTCGCACTCAAAGTTCGCCGTCCGTCCGTCTATCTAGCTTCCCTCgtgctccaagtcttcaacccctgttcgctgtcaccgatcgcagctgcttcctcgagctcggcgtccgtcgtctttgtctgctcagccgCGCTTCCGCCGCCGTTTGTTTGCCGTTCACGTTCGCGTCTTCGTTCAGCCGTCATCTTCGTTCGCGTTCTTCGCCGTTCACGTTCTCTCGGCGTTCACCGTTCGCGATCGCTCGCAGTTCACCGTTCGAGTTCGCATTCGCgttcgtctggaagccacgttgctctgcttcaaactctgcgaccAACCCGCGCGCTCCACCTAGCCGTCGAACTGCTCTCTTTTGTAGCCGTC GTGATGATTTCTATGCAGCTAATGGCTTGAGAGATTGGGCAACCATTTTCCCCAAAACATCTGTTTTGATTCCAATAAGGGACGTTCCAATCAAAATCTTTGATGTTCAAGATTCTCCTTCTTCACCTCCTGGTTTTCTTCCAACAACACCAGTGGTGGAGGCAGGAGAAACGACACAAGGTTCAGATTTATATATTGCAGGGCCTCTTGTAGGATTTGGTTTGCTCATAGCATTACTTGCAAGTGGATTATATGTTAAGAACTTGAAGAAATGGAAAAATGATGCTGTTGTCCCCTCCAGTGATTCAAACTCCACCAACCTGATATGCTCAACAACGGGAAGCTCTCCTATGTATATGGAAACCAGCAGAAGATGCTCCACGGCTTCATGGCTGACGCCGGATCTTCTTGCAGAAATTAAGTACTGCTTGGTTAACTACACCATAGAGGAGATTGAGAAGGCCACCAAGAATTTTAGTGAAGAAAACAAGATTGGTGATTTGGCCTATAAGGGATTACTCAATAATCTTGAGGAGGTGATGGTAAAGAGGATGAGGTTTGAAGACACAGGACAGGTAATTGATTTGCATTCTAAGATCAACCACTTTAACATTGTGGAATTGCTTGGTGTTTGTTATGGTAGTGAGAGCAAAgtttcatcatcaccatcatggTCTTATCTGGTTTTTGAATTGCCTAAAAATGGTTGCTTAAGGGAGTGTTTATCTGATCCATGCAATAATCTAAATTGGTACAAAAGGATACAAATTGCTTTTGATATTGCAACATGTCTTTACTATTTACATTGCTGTGCTTTCCCTTCATATGCTCACATGAATGTCAATAGCAGAAACATATTCATAACTTCAAAATGGAGGGGGAAACTAGCAGATGTTGGTAGAGCATTGGCTATAAAATCCACACCCCAAAAGAGAAATAATGATAGTATAGAACTTGTTAAAGGATGGGTGGCACCAGAATACCTCTTGAATAGGACAGTTTCTGAGAAAGTTGACATTTTTGCATTTGGGGTTGTGTTGCTTGAGTTGATCTCAGGAAGGGACAATTTTGATGAGAAAACAGCGAAAGATTCACTTGGATTTTTGTTGGGGGAAGCAAGTGAAGGTGGGTGTTTTGAAGGGTTGAGGAGTTTCATGGATCCTAATCTGAAGGATTATGATCTCCCAGAAGCTTTGTGTTTGTCTTTCTTGGCAAAGGATTGTGTTGCAGATGATCCAATGTATAGACCAACCATGGATGATATCATGAAAGTCCTTTCAAAAATGGTTTAA
- the LOC107629239 gene encoding carbamoyl-phosphate synthase large chain, chloroplastic: MGIGHCITHLDKLPLPFLTRSPSFSSSSSRFKPFAPKATFRTRFFPLPTTYGKRKSIFCSNEHRHVSSTAAAAAVAAPVLAADTATKVGKRTDIKKILILGAGPIVIGQACEFDYSGTQACKALKEEGYEVILINSNPATIMTDPDMADRTYITPMTPELVEQVLEAERPDALLPTMGGQTALNLAVALSESGALEKYGVELIGAKLEAIKKAEDRDLFKQAMKKIGIKTPPSGIGTTIRECMEIADEIGEFPLIVRPAFTLGGTGGGIAYNREEFEEICKAGVAASLTSQVLIEKSLLGWKEYELEVMRDLADNVVIICSIENIDPMGVHTGDSITVAPAQTLTDKEYQRLRDYSIAIIREIGVECGGSNVQFAVNSVNGEVMVIEMNPRVSRSSALASKATGFPIAKMAAKLSIGYSLDQIPNDITKKTPASFEPSIDYVVTKIPRFAFEKFPGSKPILTTQMKSVGEAMATGRTFQESFQKAVRSLEHGYPGWGCSKVKELDYDWEQLKYSLRVPNPERIHAIYAAMKKGMSIDEIFELSYIDKWFLTQLKELVDVESFLMSHYLFDLTNVDLYEVKKRGFSDKQIGFATKSAEKEVRCRRLSLGVTPAYKRVDTCAAEFEANTPYMYSSYDFECESAPTKRKKVLILGGGPNRIGQGIEFDYCCCHASFALQDAGYETIMVNSNPETVSTDYDTSDRLYFEPLTVEDVLNIIDLERPDGIIVQFGGQTPLKLSLPIQQYLDEHKPACASGLGHVRIWGTSPDSIDAAEDRERFNVILNELKIEQPKGGIARSEKDALAIAAEIGYPVVVRPSYVLGGRAMEIVYSDDKLVTYLETAVEVDPERPVLIDKYLSDAIEIDVDALADSHGNVVIGGIMEHIEQAGVHSGDSACSIPTRTVPSSCLETIRSWTEKLAKRLEVCGLMNCQYAINNSEEVFLLEANPRASRTVPFVSKAIGHPLAKYASLVMSGKSLYDLQFTKEVIPKYVSVKEAVLPFSKFAGCDVLLSPEMRSTGEVMGIDSLYNTAFAKAQIAAGQKLPTSGIVFLSLNDLTKCHLEKIAKTFVEAGFKIVATSGTAHALKSANIQAERVLKMHEGRPHAGDMIANGDIQLMVITSSGDALDRIDGLALRRMALDYKVPIVTTVNGAIATAEAIKSLKSNSIKMIALQDFIECKL; the protein is encoded by the exons ATGGGAATCGGACATTGCATTACTCACCTCGACAAACTCCCTCTCCCCTTCCTCACCCGTTCcccttccttctcctcctcctcttctcgcTTTAAACCTTTTGCACCAAAAGCAACCTTCCGGACCCGCTTCTTCCCCCTTCCCACAACCTATGGCAAAAGAAAATCAATTTTCTGTTCCAACGAACACCGCCACGTGTCTTCCACCGCTGCTGCAGCGGCTGTTGCTGCTCCTGTTCTCGCTGCTGACACTGCGACCAAGGTCGGGAAACGGACGGACATAAAAAAGATTCTGATCCTTGGAGCTGGACCAATCGTCATTGGTCAAGCATGCGAGTTTGATTACAGTGGAACGCAAGCATGCAAGGCTCTCAAAGAAGAAGGGTATGAAGTTATTCTAATAAACTCAAACCCTGCTACTATAATGACTGATCCTGATATGGCTGATAGGACCTATATTACCCCTATGACCCCTGAATTAGTTGAGCAGGTTCTCGAAGCGGAGCGCCCCGACGCTCTGCTTCCCACCATGGGTGGCCAAACCGCCCTCAACCTGGCTGTGGCTCTCTCTGAGAGCGGCGCCTTGGAGAAATACGGTGTGGAATTGATTGGGGCGAAGCTGGAGGCTATTAAGAAGGCCGAGGATAGGGATTTGTTTAAGCAGGCTATGAAGAAGATAGGGATTAAGACCCCGCCTTCCGGGATAGGAACCACCATTAGGGAGTGCATGGAAATTGCCGATGAGATTGGCGAGTTTCCGCTGATCGTTAGGCCTGCTTTTACGTTAGGTGGAACGGGTGGTGGGATTGCTTACAATAGGGAAGAGTTTGAGGAGATTTGCAAGGCTGGGGTTGCTGCTAGTTTGACCAGTCAGGTTTTGATTGAGAAGTCCTTGTTGGGGTGGAAGGAGTATGAGCTTGAGGTTATGAGGGATTTGGCTGACAATGTGGTTATTATATGTTCCATTGAGAATATTGATCCCATGGGAGTTCATACCGGTGACTCAATTACTGTTGCACCTGCACAGACTCTTACCGATAAGGAGTATCAGCGCCTTCGAGATTACTCCATTGCTATAATTAGAGAGATTGGAGTGGAATGTGGGGGATCCAATGTGCAGTTTGCTGTCAACTCTGTGAATGGTGAGGTGATGGTGATCGAGATGAATCCGAGAGTCTCAAGGTCCTCAGCCCTGGCATCGAAGGCTACCGGATTTCCAATAGCAAAAATGGCAGCAAAGTTGTCTATAGGCTATTCACTGGATCAAATTCCAAATGATATAACAAAAAAGACACCGGCTAGTTTTGAGCCCTCGATAGATTATGTGGTTACAAAG ATTCCTCGGTTTGCTTTTGAGAAGTTCCCTGGTTCAAAGCCAATATTGACAACGCAGATGAAGTCTGTTGGTGAGGCAATGGCTACAGGGAGAACCTTCCAAGAGTCCTTTCAAAAAGCTGTCCGCTCACTGGAACACGGATACCCTGGATGGGGTTGTTCGAAAGTGAAAGAGTTAGACTACGACTGGGAACAATTGAAGTATAGTCTTCGAGTTCCTAACCCTGAGCGCATCCATGCCATATATGCTGCAATGAAAAAAGGCATGAGCATTGATGAAATTTTCGAGTTGAGTTATATTGACAAATGGTTTCTTACTCAGCTCAAGGAGCTAGTTGATGTGGAAAGTTTCTTGATGTCCCACTATTTGTTTGATTTGACGAATGTTGATTTATATGAGGTTAAGAAAAGAGGGTTTAGTGATAAACAGATAGGATTTGCAACTAAATCTGCTGAAAAGGAAGTTCGGTGCAGGCGACTGTCCCTGGGTGTTACTCCAGCATATAAGCGAGTTGATACCTGTGCTGCAGAATTTGAAGCTAATACTCCTTATATGTATTCCTCTTATGATTTTGAGTGTGAGTCAGCTCCCACTAAAAGAAAGAAGGTTTTAATTTTGGGTGGCGGACCAAATAGAATTGGCCAAGGGATTGAGTTTGACTATTGTTGCTGTCATGCATCCTTTGCTCTTCAG GATGCAGGATATGAGACAATCATGGTGAATTCAAATCCTGAGACGGTCTCTACAGATTATGACACTAGTGATCGTCTATACTTTGAACCCTTGACTGTTGAAGATGTTTTGAACATTATTGACTTGGAAAGACCTGATGGTATCATTGTGCAATTTGGAGGTCAAACACCATTGAAATTGTCTCTCCCCATACAACAATACCTGGATGAACACAAGCCAGCATGTGCTAGTGGACTTGGTCATGTACGTATATGGGGAACATCCCCTGATTCCATAGATGCTGCTGAGGACAGAGAAAGGTTTAATGTGATACTCAATGAATTAAAGATTGAACAGCCAAAAGGAGGAATTGCCAGGAGTGAAAAAGATGCACTCGCCATTGCAGCAGAGATTGGATACCCAGTTGTTGTTCGCCCTTCCTATGTTCTGGGAGGTCGAGCAATGGAGATTGTTTATAGTGATGATAAACTTGTGACTTATCTTGAAACTGCTGTTGAGGTGGATCCAGAGCGCCCTGTATTAATTGACAAGTATTTATCTGATGCCATTGAGATTGACGTTGATGCACTGGCTGACTCACATGGCAATGTGGTCATTGGTGGGATAATGGAGCACATTGAACAGGCTGGGGTACATTCTGGTGACTCTGCCTGCTCTATTCCCACAAGAACTGTTCCATCTTCTTGCTTGGAGACAATCAGGTCATGGACTGAAAAATTGGCGAAACGATTGGAGGTCTGTGGGCTCATGAATTGTCAGTATGCAATTAATAATTCAGAGGAGGTATTTTTGCTTGAGGCCAACCCTCGAGCTTCTCGCACTGTTCCATTTGTATCAAAAGCAATAGGCCATCCGTTGGCTAAATATGCTTCCCTTGTCATGTCTGGAAAGTCTCTCTATGATCTACAGTTTACAAAAGAGGTCATTCCTAAATATGTGTCCGTTAAGGAAGCTGTTCTTCCCTTTTCGAAATTCGCAGGCTGTGATGTGCTTCTAAGTCCTGAGATGCGAAGTACTGGTGAGGTCATGGGTATTGACTCTTTGTATAATACTGCATTTGCTAAGGCTCAAATTGCGGCCGGTCAGAAGTTACCAACTTCTGGAATTGTGTTTCTTAGCTTAAATGATTTAACGAAGTGTCACCTTGAGAAGATTGCAAAGACCTTCGTCGAGGCTGGTTTTAAGATTGTTGCTACTTCTGGAACGGCTCATGCTCTTAAATCAGCTAATATCCAAGCTGAGAGAGTGCTGAAGATGCATGAAGGTAGGCCTCATGCTGGTGACATGATTGCCAATGGAGACATTCAGCTAATGGTGATAACGAGTTCTGGTGATGCACTTGATCGGATAGATGGTTTAGCTCTGAGAAGAATGGCTTTGGATTACAAGGTTCCTATTGTCACAACGGTTAACGGAGCTATAGCAACTGCTGAAGCAATAAAGAGTTTGAAGTCCAATTCTATCAAAATGATTGCTCTTCAGGACTTCATTGAGTGTAAACTGTAA